The proteins below come from a single Benincasa hispida cultivar B227 chromosome 4, ASM972705v1, whole genome shotgun sequence genomic window:
- the LOC120076409 gene encoding zinc finger CCCH domain-containing protein 14-like has translation MEEEMCPPLPLSLSSTTEVEDFSLNFASMYHSIFPPLLSSSSVPSSLSFTPSPSSADDDHNHHSTTVATSTTDDLLFQARLILQHRHLRHRHDLCLRRLHQVAEDADYLRRENAQLRLANAELVKVISSKSVVDDLISIPNSHLRSLIGGDQSGEEIGYDIISPTSVIGKYNDQFDGRNNLGRISLPKSISVRSPAAASVSIQSRPARTPVSDGGSRKREVEATEWEVYNQGMTKTELCNKWQETGGCPYGDRCRFAHGPEELRPVMRHPRYKTQMCRMVLAREKCPYGHRCHFRHSLSEQ, from the exons ATGGAAGAAGAGATGTGTCCGCCATTGCCGTTGAGTCTATCTTCAACAACCGAAGTGGAAGATTTCAGCCTAAATTTCGCTTCAATGTATCATTCAATTTTCCCTCCATTATTATCATCCTCCTCTGTTCCATCTTCTCTGTCATTCACTCCCTCCCCCTCCTCCGCCGACGACGACCACAACCACCACTCCACCACCGTCGCCACTTCCACCACTGACGACCTCCTTTTTCAGGCCCGCCTCATACTCCAACACCGTCACCTCCGTCACCGCCACGATCTCTGCCTCCGCCGCCTCCATCAAGTCGCTGAAGATGCTGATTATCTCCGGCGGGAGAATGCCCAGCTCCGGTTGGCCAATGCCGAGCTCGTTAAGGTTATTTCGTCGAAGTCGGTCGTTGACGATCTCATTTCAATTCCGAATTCCCATCTCCGGTCTCTGATTGGAGGCGACCAAAGTGGGGAAGAAATTGGTTATGATATAATCAGTCCGACGAGTGTGATTGGAAAATACAATGACCAGTTCGACGGAAGGAATAATCTCGGCCGGATCTCTCTTCCGAAGAGCATTTCCGTCCGCTCTCCTGCCGCCGCTTCAGTCAGCATCCAATCG CGTCCGGCAAGGACTCCAGTGAGCGATGGTGGGAGCAGAAAGAGAGAAGTGGAGGCGACAGAATGGGAGGTGTACAACCAAGGTATGACCAAGACGGAGCTTTGCAACAAATGGCAAGAAACCGGCGGCTGTCCTTACGGCGACCGTTGTCGATTTGCTCATGGACCTGAAGAGCTCCGACCGGTCATGAGACACCCACGTTACAAGACACAAATGTGTAGGATGGTCCTCGCCAGAGAGAAGTGTCCTTATGGTCATCGGTGTCATTTTCGCCATTCTCTTAGCGAACAATAA